A portion of the Acidihalobacter yilgarnensis genome contains these proteins:
- the rnd gene encoding ribonuclease D, producing the protein MDTVVVASPRVPNAEDLYIDTPEALAALASRLADAPWLAIDTEFLREKTYRARLCLIQLAAPGIVACVDPLALPDIDALRPILCNKGITKILHAAHQDLEILYQLWGEIPMPVFDTQIAAALLGQGEQIGYGRLVAEAIDVTLDKGHARTDWSQRPLDPAQIHYAADDVRYLGELYAQQHTALSARGRLSWLGDDFRRLGDPDTYTTDPEAVWHRLKGVHHLQGVQLSIAQSLAAWRERQAQVADRPRRWILADEPLIDIARRPPASRDMLQRIRGLPDAVVGRHGDTLLRLVAEARERPESEWPILADRLVLSPEQEALADLLMATLRLEARRQDIAPAMLATRRELEHLASGKTDLPVMQGWRAHVVGHTLRAVIEGQLTVRMHDGQASLMPTSDEG; encoded by the coding sequence ATGGATACGGTCGTCGTCGCGAGCCCAAGAGTCCCCAACGCCGAGGACTTGTATATCGATACTCCGGAGGCCTTGGCAGCGCTCGCGTCTAGGCTGGCGGATGCCCCTTGGTTGGCGATCGATACCGAGTTTTTACGTGAGAAGACCTATCGTGCCCGCCTGTGCCTGATCCAACTCGCCGCGCCCGGCATCGTGGCCTGCGTTGATCCATTGGCGCTACCCGATATCGATGCTCTGCGTCCGATACTCTGTAATAAAGGCATCACCAAAATCTTGCACGCTGCCCATCAGGATCTGGAAATCCTTTATCAGCTCTGGGGTGAAATCCCGATGCCGGTCTTCGATACCCAGATCGCCGCGGCACTACTCGGGCAAGGCGAACAAATCGGCTATGGACGATTGGTCGCCGAAGCCATTGACGTGACGTTGGACAAGGGGCATGCGCGCACCGACTGGTCGCAACGCCCGCTGGACCCCGCGCAGATTCACTATGCAGCCGATGACGTGCGCTATCTCGGTGAACTCTACGCCCAGCAACATACGGCACTCAGCGCGCGCGGGCGCCTGTCCTGGCTGGGCGACGACTTTCGCAGACTGGGCGACCCCGACACCTACACCACCGACCCCGAGGCAGTGTGGCATCGACTGAAAGGGGTACACCATCTCCAGGGCGTACAACTGAGCATCGCACAATCACTCGCTGCTTGGCGCGAACGTCAGGCGCAAGTCGCCGACCGCCCCAGACGCTGGATATTGGCCGACGAGCCGCTGATCGACATTGCGCGCCGCCCCCCAGCATCACGTGACATGTTGCAGCGCATCCGCGGCCTGCCGGACGCGGTCGTCGGACGTCATGGCGATACGCTATTGCGCCTCGTGGCCGAGGCACGCGAACGCCCCGAATCCGAATGGCCAATCCTGGCCGACCGCCTAGTGCTCAGTCCGGAGCAAGAAGCGCTCGCCGATCTACTGATGGCAACGCTGCGACTCGAAGCCAGACGTCAGGATATCGCCCCGGCGATGCTGGCCACGCGCCGAGAGCTTGAGCACCTGGCCAGCGGGAAAACGGACCTACCCGTTATGCAAGGCTGGCGCGCGC
- a CDS encoding DUF1244 domain-containing protein encodes MDDQTRTEIEAAAFRRLVEHLRERSDVQNIDLMNLAGFCRNCLSKWYSAAANERHQAVDYEAAREIVYGMPYAEWKARYQREASPEQTQAFAKAQRD; translated from the coding sequence ATGGACGACCAGACACGCACCGAGATCGAGGCCGCCGCCTTCCGCCGCCTCGTCGAACATCTCCGCGAACGTAGCGACGTACAGAACATCGACCTGATGAATCTTGCCGGTTTCTGCCGCAACTGCCTGTCCAAATGGTACAGCGCCGCCGCCAATGAGCGACACCAGGCCGTCGATTACGAAGCCGCGCGCGAGATCGTCTATGGCATGCCTTACGCCGAGTGGAAAGCCCGCTATCAGCGCGAGGCCAGCCCAGAGCAGACACAGGCCTTCGCGAAGGCGCAACGGGATTGA
- the mreD gene encoding rod shape-determining protein MreD: protein MTSPLKRNLGIGLTLVIALSLSVIAMPASLTATRPEWVAMAIIYWSMALPRRISLGTAWLTGLLLDVLTGSLLGQHALALTIVAYLSIRTHQRVRVYPLWQQSIAVGLMLLVYRILLLWVYGITGHAPDQRVYWIPVLTSMLLWPLIFLLLRHIRRRLQLTG from the coding sequence ATGACGTCGCCGCTCAAGCGTAATTTGGGCATCGGACTCACGCTCGTCATCGCCCTGAGCCTCAGCGTAATCGCCATGCCGGCGTCGCTGACGGCTACCCGTCCCGAGTGGGTGGCCATGGCCATCATCTACTGGAGCATGGCCCTGCCCAGGCGCATCAGCCTCGGCACCGCTTGGCTCACCGGATTGCTGCTCGACGTGTTGACGGGTTCCCTGCTGGGTCAACACGCCCTCGCGCTGACCATCGTCGCCTACCTGAGCATACGCACCCATCAGCGCGTGCGCGTCTACCCGCTCTGGCAGCAATCGATCGCGGTCGGCTTGATGTTATTGGTCTACCGTATACTGCTGCTCTGGGTATATGGCATCACTGGCCATGCCCCCGATCAGCGCGTGTACTGGATACCCGTGCTGACCAGTATGCTGCTCTGGCCGCTGATATTTCTGCTCCTCCGTCATATCCGTCGGCGCCTGCAGCTCACCGGCTGA